One genomic window of Fusarium fujikuroi IMI 58289 draft genome, chromosome FFUJ_chr01 includes the following:
- a CDS encoding related to nonribosomal peptide synthetase, producing the protein MAIRADIEHYDAPVSGGASNQADNAIEKGPVNNESNVKHYVLIDLIHEIAANDPDRAFTYTPSSSDTRDGWKPVTHRQLANAVDYLAHDISKTITKSSDDEVPTVAYIGPNDFRYTAILLACVKAGCKALFISPRNTPAVQLSLFEATNCRYIYTTDSFGSVMQPCLDQRTMEIAMIESIDHLLSVTPDPFPYSRTMEQARWDPLVVLHTSGSTGVPKPVFLKQGILYAFEEYLALPKFHDSPYPFNEWTERASKIFMGMPMYHAAGTYLPLSFIYTGLSAIMPFPNQPLNADTAMEYLNHSGADGAMLPPSVIDELAASEEGMEALAKLKLLITGGGSLSTEAGNMLARRGVVLRNVISSTELFPLAPYSPQDPKLWRYFIFNDELMGIDWQRHDSNEYELVVRRKASDPGNQGCFYNFPELSEWRTNDIFEPHPTLKHHWLYKGRADDIIVFSNGEKLNPLTIEGIVSDHPLVKSALVVGQRMFQAALIIEPIAEAQPRDEAEAKALLDKIWPVIEKANGETVAHGRIAANFVAFADPALPFARADKGTVQRGKTVKLYADFISDLYEKAEMLGDGPSITLDLSNDDALTESIISLFVTKLGVEKLEPDTDFFSVGVDSLQVMTATNLLRGALHRVGIDTSTLAPRVIYRNPTAKGLAEYIQSLRSGANEDDEETKEINQIKAQVLKYTKNLPAPKTGKQAPFDDDQTVIVTGTTGSLGAYMLDQLCRLPSVKKVIALNRSDDGGLSRQPSVNEFRGLTTDFSKVEFLHADLSLPDLGLGQSKYDSLLADVDRVIHNAWPVNFKFTMSSFESHVRGVRHLVDFSSAASKNVPIIFISSIGTVDRWSSPDAVPEKALQDLTLPSMAYGRSKLAASLILDAAAEESSIPTVSVRVGQIAGSRGEKGLWNRQEMIPSMIASSVYLGVLPDHLGGQQEIAWTPIEDIAGLILDVAGITVQKPISEISGYFHGVNPTTTSWPDIASAVKDFYGDKVKLVSAGEWVERLEASAKEENVDFDKNPGVKLLDTYRGMFVVGDEVQPVKYGMERTKSHSPTMTELGPITPELMQNWCRQWGF; encoded by the exons ATGGCTATTCGAGCTGATATAGAGCACTACGACGCTCCCGTTTCAGGCGGTGCATCAAACCAAGCCGATAATGCAATCGAGAAAGGCCCTGTCAACAATGAGTCGAACGTCAAACATTATGTATTGATCGACCTTATTCACGAGATTGCCGCAAACGATCCTGATCGAGCTTTTACTTAtactccatcatcatctgacaCTCGTGATGGTTGGAAGCCAGTGACTCACCGTCAACTCGCAAACGCCGTCGACTACCTCGCCCATGATATCTCCAAAACCATTACCAAATCCTCAGACGACGAGGTTCCAACCGTGGCATATATCGGCCCCAACGACTTTCGATACACGGCCATTCTCCTGGCTTGTGTAAAAGCAGGTTGCAAGGCCCTTTTCATCTCTCCACGAAACACCCCCGCCGTTCAGCTCTCCCTTTTTGAAGCTACGAATTGTCGTTACATTTATACAACGGATTCGTTCGGGTCGGTTATGCAGCCCTGCCTCGATCAACGAACAATGGAAATTGCCATGATAGAGAGTATTGATCATCTACTGTCAGTGACTCCCGATCCATTCCCGTACAGCAGAACTATGGAACAGGCGCGCTGGGACCCCCTTGTTGTGCTTCACACCAGCGGTTCCACTGGAGTCCCCAAGCCAGTCTTCTTGAAACAGGGTATCCTATACGCCTTCGAAGAATATCTTGCTCTGCCCAAGTTTCATGATTCTCCATATCCGTTTAACGAATGGACAGAACGGGCGAGCAAGATCTTCATGGGTATGCCCATGTACCATGCTGCAGGAACATATCTTCCTCTGTCCTTCATATACACTGGTCTCTCTGCAATTATGCCGTTTCCCAACCAGCCGTTGAATGCTGATACAGCCATGGAGTACTTGAATCATAGTGGTGCTGATGGTGCAATGTTGCCCCCTTCTGTTATCGATGAGTTGGCAGCTTCTGAGGAGGGTATGGAAGCCTTGGCCAAGCTCAAACTCCTTATTACTGGCGGAG GGAGCCTGTCAACAGAGGCCGGGAACATGCTGGCACGTAGAggtgtggtgttgaggaacGTCATTTCATCAACAGA ACTCTTCCCTTTAGCACCTTATAGTCCCCAAGACCCCAAGCTGTGGCGATACTTCATCTTTAATGATGAACTAATGGGCATTGACTGGCAACGTCATGACTCCAATGAGTACGAGCTTGTAGTCCGTCGCAAGGCATCGGACCCGGGCAACCAAGGCTGTTTCTACAATTTCCCTGAACTATCCGAATGGCGTACCAACGACATCTTTGAACCTCACCCAACGCTCAAGCATCACTGGCTCTACAAAGGTCGGGCCGACGATATCATTGTCTTCTCCAACGGCGAGAAACTGAACCCTCTTACCATTGAAGGCATTGTTTCAGACCATCCTCTTGTCAAGTCAGCCCTTGTAGTTGGCCAGAGAATGTTTCAGGCAGCTCTCATAATTGAGCCTATCGCAGAAGCGCAGCCGAgagatgaagctgaggccAAAGCTTTACTCGACAAAATCTGGCCGGTAATCGAGAAGGCCAATGGTGAGACCGTTGCTCATGGACGAATTGCCGCGAAttttgttgcttttgctgaCCCTGCTTTACCGTTTGCTCGCGCTGATAAGGGCACTGTGCAGCGTGGTAAGACTGTCAAACTGTATGCCGACTTCATTTCGGATTTATacgagaaggctgagatgcTCGGAGATGGTCCATCTATCACCCTTGACTTGAGTAACGACGACGCTCTGACAGAATCTATCATCAGTCTCTTCGTTACCAAGCTTGGAGTCGAGAAGCTCGAACCGGATAcagacttcttctcagtcgGTGTTGACTCTTTGCAAGTGATGACTGCGACGAACTTGTTGCGGGGTGCTTTGCATAGAGTTGGTATTGACACTTCAACACTCGCACCACGTGTCATCTACCGCAACCCTACGGCAAAAGGGCTGGCTGAGTATATCCAGTCCTTGCGAAGTGGAGCGAatgaggacgacgaagagacgAAAGAGATAAATCAGATCAAGGCACAGGTCTTGAAGTATACCAAGAACCTACCAGCGCCCAAAACTGGAAAACAAGCGCCTTTTGACGACGACCAAACAGTCATCGTCACGGGTACAACTGGTTCTTTGGGAGCTTACATGCTTGATCAACTTTGTCGTTTGCCATCTGTCAAGAAAGTCATCGCTCTCAACAGAAGTGACGATGGTGGTTTATCTCGACAGCCCTCTGTCAACGAATTCCGAGGATTGACAACTGATTTCTCCAAAGTGGAGTTTCTACACGCCGATCTATCGCTTCCCGACCTCGGCTTGGGTCAGTCCAAGTATGACTCTCTTCTTGCTGATGTCGACCGTGTCATTCACAACGCTTGGCCCGTAAACTTCAAGTTCACTATGTCTTCATTTGAGAGCCACGTTCGAGGTGTACGCCATCTCGTCGACTTCTCTTCTGCAGCTTCCAAGAACGTACCTATCATCTTTATCTCGAGTATCGGAACTGTCGATAGGTGGTCCTCACCCGATGCTGTCCCTGAGAAGGCGCTGCAGGATCTGACCTTGCCTAGTATGGCATATGGACGATCCAAACTCGCTGCGAGTCTCATACTCGACGCAGCTGCAGAGGAGTCTAGTATCCCCACAGTTTCGGTGAGAGTTGGACAGATCGCGGGGTCAAGGGGAGAGAAGGGTCTGTGGAACCGTCAAGAGATGATTCCTAGCATGATCGCAAGCTCAGTATATCTTGGAGTCTTGCCTGACCATCTCGGCGGACAACAGGAGATCGCTTGGACTCCCATCGAGGATATTGCTGGGCTTATTCTCGACGTTGCAGGCATCACGGTGCAGAAGCCTATCTCGGAGATTTCTGGCTACTTCCACGGTGTCAACCCTACCACGACCAGTTGGCCCGACATTGCTTCCGCGGTGAAAGACTTCTATGGTGACAAGGTAAAGTTGGTTAGTGCTGGAGAATGGGTTGAGAGGTTGGAGGCTAGTGCCAAGGAAGAGAATGTGGACTTTGATAAGAACCCCGGCGTCAAGCTTCTGGATACTTATCGTGGAATGTTCGTGGTGGGAGATGAGGTTCAGCCGGTTAAGTACGGGATGGAGAGGACCAAGAGCCATAGTCCGACTATGACAGAGCTTGGGCCGATCACCCCCGAGCTCATGCAGAACTGGTGTCGCCAATGGGGATTTTAG